A stretch of the Panthera uncia isolate 11264 chromosome D1, Puncia_PCG_1.0, whole genome shotgun sequence genome encodes the following:
- the TMEM218 gene encoding transmembrane protein 218 → MAGTVLGVGAGVFILALLWVLVLLLCVLLSRASGVARFSVIFVFLGALIITSVLLVFPRASEVPAPEVEMKIVDSFFIGRYVLLAFLTAVFLGGLFLVLIHHILEPIYAKPLRSY, encoded by the exons ATGGCTGGCACAGTGCTCGGAGTGGGGGCTGGCGTGTTCATCTTAGCCCTGCTCTGGGTGTTAGTGCTGCTGCTGTGTGTGCTGCTGTCCAGAGCGTCCGGTGTAGCGAG GTTCTCTGTCATTTTTGTATTCCTCGGTGCTCTGATCATCACATCAGTTCTGCTGGTCTTCCCTCGAGCCAGTGAAGTCCCAGCCCCAGAGGTCGAAATGAAG ATTGTGGATTCCTTTTTCATTGGCCGCTATGTCCTGCTGGCTTTCCTCACTGCTGTCTTCCTTGGAGGCCTCTTTTTGGTTCTCATTCATCATATCCTGGAGCCAATCTATGCCAAACCACTGCGGTCCTACTGA